A DNA window from Pogona vitticeps strain Pit_001003342236 chromosome 2, PviZW2.1, whole genome shotgun sequence contains the following coding sequences:
- the LOC140703836 gene encoding RLA class II histocompatibility antigen, DP alpha-1 chain-like, whose amino-acid sequence MAAGGEAFLLALGGLLLALPAATAVKVHKEVELDFFQESLPSGPESGEFLQSFDEEEIFHVDWAQKENVWRLPYFAKHMSFEVQGALGNLAVMKNNLEIMRKRSNQTRAQNVAPSATVYPKDPVELGDPNVLICFVDKFSPPVLNITWLKNGQVASEGVQETGFLSSVDYTFRKFSYLAFVPQDGDVYACQVDHWGLQGSLTRLWNPKVPPPASETPENLLCGLGLTLGILGVIAGPVLFFKARKMNQDRGGI is encoded by the exons ATGGCAGCCGgcggagaagcctttctcttggccctCGGGGGGCTCCTGCTCGCCCTGCCCGCTGCCACGGCGGTGAAAG TCCATAAGGAGGTGGAGCTGGACTTCTTCCAGGAGAGCCTCCCTTCGGGGCCAGAGTCGGGCGAATTCCTCCAGAGCTTCGACGAGGAGGAGATCTTCCACGTGGATTGGGCCCAGAAGGAGAACGTCTGGAGGCTGCCCTACTTCGCCAAGCACATGAGCTTCGAGGTCCAGGGGGCGCTGGGCAACCTGGCCGTCATGAAGAACAACCTGGAGATCATGAGGAAGCGCAGCAACCAGACCCGGGCCCAGAACg TGGCTCCTTCAGCTACTGTGTACCCCAAGGACCCAGTGGAGCTGGGGGACCCCAACGTGCTCATCTGCTTCGTGGACAAGTTCTCCCCCCCAGTGCTGAACATCACCTGGCTGAAGAACGGGCAGGTGGCCTCGGAGGGCGTGCAGGAGACGGGCTTCCTCTCCAGCGTGGACTACACGTTCCGCAAGTTCTCCTACCTGGCCTTCGTCCCACAAGACGGGGACGTCTACGCCTGCCAGGTGGACCACTGGGGCCTCCAGGGGAGCCTGACCCGCCTCTGGA ACCCCAAGGTGCCCCCTCCTGCCTCTGAGACGCCCGAGAACCTGCTCTGTGGCCTGGGCTTGACCCTCGGCATCCTGGGCGTCATCGCGGGTCCCGTCCTCTTCTTCAAGGCCAGGAAGATGAATCAGGACCGTGGCGGCAT ataa